In Vibrio alginolyticus NBRC 15630 = ATCC 17749, one genomic interval encodes:
- the gloA gene encoding lactoylglutathione lyase — protein MKFLHTMIRVADLDKSIEFYTKVLGMSVLDRFENQEYRYSLVFVGNPDQPDGATIELTYNWDTDSYDLGNAFGHMALGSEDIYAACEKIKALGGNVTREPGPMKGGETHIAFIKDPDGYQIELIQTQK, from the coding sequence ATGAAGTTTCTCCACACGATGATCCGTGTTGCTGACCTAGACAAATCGATCGAATTTTATACAAAGGTTCTGGGAATGAGTGTTTTGGATCGTTTTGAAAACCAAGAATACCGTTACTCACTGGTGTTTGTTGGTAACCCTGATCAACCAGATGGCGCGACCATCGAGCTAACTTATAACTGGGATACCGACAGTTACGACTTGGGTAACGCATTCGGACACATGGCACTAGGGTCTGAAGATATTTACGCCGCTTGCGAAAAAATCAAAGCGCTTGGTGGCAACGTTACTCGCGAGCCAGGTCCAATGAAAGGCGGAGAAACTCACATCGCCTTCATTAAAGATCCCGATGGTTACCAAATCGAACTCATCCAAACTCAAAAATAA
- a CDS encoding MazG nucleotide pyrophosphohydrolase domain-containing protein, translating into MKKFDELYAIATRKSQYDQTNTWFKGVETYLEAIGKEVDEVREEIREDRLCHLEDELGDVLWNYLNVLKALEREKGIDPEKVLERACNKYDQRVSAIESGRSWDEIKQQQKQALNAEHEAAQLEDVKSQ; encoded by the coding sequence ATGAAGAAATTTGATGAGCTGTATGCAATTGCGACGAGAAAATCTCAATATGACCAAACCAACACTTGGTTTAAAGGCGTAGAGACTTATCTGGAGGCCATTGGCAAAGAAGTTGATGAAGTCCGCGAAGAGATTCGTGAGGATCGCCTTTGTCATTTGGAAGACGAGTTAGGCGATGTGTTGTGGAACTATCTTAACGTATTAAAAGCGCTGGAAAGAGAAAAGGGTATAGATCCTGAGAAAGTACTCGAAAGAGCCTGCAACAAATACGATCAGCGTGTATCTGCGATTGAGTCGGGACGCAGTTGGGATGAGATAAAACAGCAGCAGAAACAAGCCTTGAACGCAGAGCATGAAGCCGCGCAGTTAGAAGATGTAAAGAGCCAATAA
- a CDS encoding nitrogenase-stabilizing/protective protein NifW — MTENTIQEKIASFTCIEEALNYFDIEFDSRFIENNRTELVKRFHGYLILTKPDDWFSGRRALKNAYCKVQRSLLSKTTRSACRGCTSCQRR, encoded by the coding sequence ATGACAGAGAATACGATTCAGGAAAAAATTGCCAGCTTTACTTGTATCGAAGAGGCTTTGAATTACTTCGACATCGAGTTTGATAGCCGATTTATCGAAAACAATCGAACCGAGTTGGTTAAGAGGTTTCACGGCTACTTAATCCTCACTAAACCGGATGATTGGTTTTCAGGTCGTCGTGCTTTAAAGAATGCTTACTGTAAAGTACAACGCAGTTTGCTCAGTAAAACGACGCGCTCTGCGTGCCGAGGTTGTACATCTTGTCAAAGACGTTAA
- the katG gene encoding catalase/peroxidase HPI encodes MSKANGGSVGKCPVMHGGQTSTDKSVMDWWPNALNLDILHQHDSKTNPFGQDFNYKEELKKLDVEALKKDLKDLMTDSQDWWPADWGHYGGLMIRMAWHAAGSYRIADGRGGAATGNQRFAPLNSWPDNANLDKARRLLWPIKKKYGNKLSWADLIVLAGNMAYESMGFKTFGFAFGREDIWHPEKDTYWGSEQEWLATSDADNSRYSGERDLENPLAAVMMGLIYVNPEGVDGNPDPLKTAHDMRVTFARMAMNDEETVALTAGGHTVGKCHGNGDAANLGPEPEAADVHEQGLGWINHKTRGIGRDTVTSGIEGAWTTHPTQWDYGYFHLLFKYDWELKKSPAGAWQWEPIDIEEQDKPVDVEDGSKRYNPIMTDADMALKMDPEYRKIAEKFQNDPAYFDDVFARAWFKLTHRDLGPKSCYFGPDVPSEDLIWQDPTPAGKTDYDVDLVKTKIEASGLSISELVSTAWDSARTYRGSDRRGGANGARIRLAPQKDWQGNEPERLRRVLAVLEKIAAEEGCSVADAIVLAGNVGIELAARAAGHDVSVPFAPGRGDATQEMTDVESFEVLEPVADGFRNWLKKDYAVKPEELLLDRAQLMGLTAPEMTVLIGGMRVLGSNYGGGKEGVFTDRVGTLSNDFFVNLTDMAYTWKPVSANQYEIRDRKTDAVKWTATRVDLVFGSNSILRSYAEVYAQDDNQEKFIHDFIAAWTKVMNADRFDLQ; translated from the coding sequence ATGAGCAAAGCAAACGGCGGTTCGGTAGGTAAATGTCCAGTTATGCATGGTGGGCAAACATCTACAGATAAGTCGGTGATGGATTGGTGGCCGAATGCCTTGAACTTAGACATCCTGCATCAACACGACTCCAAAACCAACCCATTTGGTCAGGACTTTAATTACAAAGAAGAACTGAAAAAGCTAGATGTCGAAGCACTTAAAAAAGATTTAAAAGATTTAATGACTGATAGCCAAGACTGGTGGCCTGCCGACTGGGGACACTACGGTGGTTTAATGATCCGAATGGCATGGCATGCAGCGGGCAGTTATCGTATTGCGGATGGCCGTGGCGGTGCTGCTACAGGCAACCAACGCTTTGCTCCTCTCAACTCTTGGCCAGATAACGCCAACCTGGATAAGGCTCGACGCCTTTTATGGCCAATCAAGAAAAAATATGGCAACAAACTAAGTTGGGCAGACCTGATTGTCCTTGCCGGTAACATGGCGTACGAATCCATGGGCTTTAAGACCTTTGGCTTTGCGTTTGGACGAGAGGACATCTGGCACCCAGAAAAAGACACTTACTGGGGCTCTGAGCAAGAATGGTTAGCCACAAGTGACGCTGATAACAGCCGCTACTCTGGTGAGCGAGATTTAGAAAACCCGCTTGCTGCGGTAATGATGGGTCTTATCTATGTGAACCCTGAAGGGGTAGACGGTAACCCAGATCCTCTCAAAACAGCACATGACATGCGAGTGACCTTTGCGCGAATGGCAATGAACGATGAAGAAACCGTCGCGCTCACAGCTGGTGGTCACACGGTGGGTAAGTGTCATGGTAATGGTGATGCCGCAAACCTTGGCCCAGAGCCCGAAGCAGCAGACGTTCATGAGCAAGGTCTTGGCTGGATTAACCACAAAACACGTGGTATTGGCCGTGACACGGTAACGAGTGGCATTGAAGGTGCTTGGACAACGCACCCTACACAATGGGACTACGGATACTTCCACCTACTATTTAAGTATGACTGGGAACTGAAAAAGAGCCCAGCTGGTGCATGGCAATGGGAGCCAATCGACATTGAAGAACAAGACAAGCCTGTCGATGTTGAAGACGGTTCTAAGCGCTACAATCCAATCATGACCGACGCCGATATGGCGCTCAAAATGGACCCTGAATATCGTAAGATTGCAGAAAAGTTCCAAAATGACCCTGCGTACTTTGATGACGTTTTTGCTCGTGCCTGGTTTAAGTTGACACACCGCGATCTAGGACCAAAATCATGTTATTTCGGCCCTGATGTGCCAAGCGAAGATCTTATTTGGCAAGACCCAACGCCCGCAGGTAAGACAGACTACGATGTTGATTTAGTAAAAACAAAAATCGAAGCAAGTGGCCTATCCATTAGTGAGTTAGTAAGTACGGCGTGGGATAGTGCGCGTACTTACCGTGGCTCTGACCGCCGAGGCGGTGCAAATGGCGCGAGAATTCGCTTGGCTCCGCAAAAAGATTGGCAAGGGAACGAACCTGAACGTCTAAGACGTGTTCTTGCGGTGTTAGAAAAAATAGCAGCAGAAGAGGGCTGTAGTGTTGCAGATGCTATCGTGCTTGCTGGTAACGTAGGTATTGAACTGGCTGCGCGTGCCGCAGGTCATGATGTTTCCGTACCATTCGCGCCAGGCCGAGGTGATGCCACCCAAGAGATGACGGATGTGGAATCGTTCGAAGTACTTGAGCCTGTTGCTGACGGTTTCCGAAATTGGTTGAAGAAAGACTACGCGGTTAAGCCAGAAGAGCTTTTATTAGATCGTGCTCAGCTTATGGGGCTAACGGCGCCAGAAATGACGGTACTTATCGGTGGTATGCGCGTTCTAGGCAGTAACTACGGCGGTGGAAAAGAGGGCGTATTTACTGACCGAGTAGGCACTTTGTCGAATGATTTCTTCGTGAACCTTACTGACATGGCATATACGTGGAAACCAGTGAGTGCTAATCAATATGAAATCCGTGATCGTAAAACCGACGCTGTGAAGTGGACGGCTACTCGAGTGGATCTTGTCTTTGGTTCAAACTCGATCCTGCGTTCGTATGCGGAAGTGTATGCGCAAGATGATAATCAGGAAAAATTCATCCATGACTTCATCGCCGCATGGACGAAAGTCATGAACGCGGATCGTTTTGACTTGCAATAA
- a CDS encoding universal stress protein — protein MAPVFFLTQQAALPSRKVLRKVIQFSTALAQPIVVLVEDRRRSEDHAFAHFLSFNSDHIEKRQAEFEAWTLKFNALIVELCEEEELETPTLSYEHFKGSHWVEQVAKRLVDHTDLLLVGHFNKHEIQTMLTELAQQDCDLLLLSERSWPSHANMLCAIDPLHRGDEKSIVDKAIVSRGSKLEQTLSGKMTLVYCRYVAPYLSRYRAEILSNQKAGITDFITAQKLTRVPLLLPEGNPETALPKAVKQSQAAILIMGACKRSMSSQFWSGSTVDTLLDQPPCDLLLVNSSKG, from the coding sequence ATGGCACCTGTATTTTTTCTGACTCAGCAGGCCGCCTTACCAAGTCGTAAGGTGCTTCGTAAAGTGATTCAATTTTCGACAGCGCTGGCTCAGCCTATTGTAGTTTTAGTGGAAGACCGTCGCCGAAGTGAAGATCACGCATTCGCTCATTTTCTCAGTTTCAACTCTGACCATATAGAAAAAAGACAAGCTGAGTTTGAAGCTTGGACCTTAAAGTTCAACGCATTAATTGTCGAACTTTGTGAAGAAGAAGAGCTTGAAACACCAACGCTCTCTTACGAGCATTTCAAAGGGAGCCATTGGGTTGAGCAAGTTGCGAAACGACTTGTTGACCACACTGACTTACTGCTCGTGGGACACTTTAACAAACACGAGATTCAAACGATGCTCACAGAACTAGCACAACAAGATTGCGACTTGTTGCTACTGAGTGAGCGTTCATGGCCTTCTCACGCCAACATGCTTTGTGCAATCGACCCACTTCATCGAGGGGATGAAAAGTCGATAGTAGATAAAGCCATCGTCTCGCGAGGCTCAAAATTAGAACAAACCTTAAGCGGGAAAATGACGCTCGTTTACTGCCGATACGTCGCGCCATACCTCTCTCGCTATCGTGCAGAGATATTAAGCAATCAAAAAGCAGGCATTACAGATTTTATTACTGCGCAAAAGTTAACGCGAGTTCCATTACTATTACCGGAAGGAAACCCTGAAACGGCGTTACCAAAAGCAGTTAAGCAATCACAAGCAGCGATTTTGATTATGGGGGCATGTAAACGAAGCATGTCATCTCAATTTTGGTCTGGCAGCACTGTAGACACGTTACTTGATCAACCACCTTGTGACCTACTGTTGGTCAACAGCTCCAAGGGCTGA
- the parS gene encoding type II RES/Xre toxin-antitoxin system antitoxin: MATAALKSFKPKQPHKANFWFMLGIEDAETGRTDAVHKGFEPKVYRNIVERVKLSQSEFQNVTLIPVSTIKRRLKNDERFNTQESDAIYRLAMLLKLATELFDDEERALKWMRENVYGLGGKRPLDMVSTTVDFEIVKDLIGRLEHGVFS, encoded by the coding sequence ATGGCAACTGCAGCATTAAAAAGCTTCAAACCGAAACAACCTCATAAAGCCAATTTCTGGTTTATGTTGGGTATTGAAGACGCTGAAACAGGTCGCACTGATGCGGTTCACAAAGGCTTTGAGCCAAAGGTGTATCGCAATATTGTTGAGCGTGTGAAGCTTTCTCAGAGTGAGTTTCAAAACGTCACATTGATACCTGTTAGCACGATCAAGCGTCGTCTAAAAAACGATGAGCGCTTCAATACGCAAGAAAGTGATGCAATCTATCGATTAGCGATGTTATTGAAACTCGCGACAGAACTGTTTGACGACGAAGAGCGCGCGTTAAAATGGATGAGAGAGAATGTGTATGGCTTAGGTGGAAAACGTCCACTTGATATGGTCTCGACCACGGTGGATTTTGAAATCGTAAAAGATTTGATCGGCCGTTTAGAGCACGGGGTATTCTCGTAA
- a CDS encoding acyltransferase family protein: MTYRAEVDGLRAIAVTLVILFHAGVEQFAGGFIGVDVFFVISGYLITTIVINDLENQKFNLGDFYERRIRRILPLLLVVIAVSYLMSWWLFLPQAHKDVGQFAVSSILSSSNILLYLKGHNYFGLEDQANPLFHTWSLGVEEQYYIVIPLLLMLLARGKNAFYLTFFIAVFALSLMTIVYASNDPDFAFYMIFSRAWELATGSLLALVMRKVQVQSNDTLATIGIVLILASALLFEKSQDGAGITLLVPVIGSALVILFASKDNVCGRLLSLKWVVFVGLISYSLYLWHIPLFVFYRYVLDATQDINIPLYVVTLFVLSYFTWRFIEKPFRSRKAMSMRTASVVIVLLTLPLLTFGVIGHKNGGFPERSAFFEAMRVNNGYGLDCNGNTNVNDVCSSAPQPDIAVLGNSHSMVYVKRLSEVTPTGVVQLTQDSCAVGYVDTIKGAGSVPCRQFFNEAVDTILSTPSIRRVVISSNFNKELSQADYEASLTKLLNELKGKEVVVFGPTPSAPFAVGECLWKARLFGETEESACDFSPKQHHPQNVAKLVNYFEQFEHVEFVDLTDAICRNGVCRMRVGANNAMYTDDSHLSYKGAELVLGHYLNTTNEAQQFTYDRQ; the protein is encoded by the coding sequence ATGACTTACAGAGCAGAAGTAGACGGATTAAGGGCGATTGCTGTCACGTTGGTGATTTTGTTTCATGCAGGAGTTGAGCAATTCGCTGGTGGCTTTATTGGCGTCGACGTGTTTTTTGTGATCAGCGGCTATTTGATCACCACCATCGTGATTAACGACTTAGAAAACCAGAAGTTCAACCTTGGTGATTTTTATGAGCGACGCATTCGTCGCATACTCCCCCTCTTACTGGTGGTGATCGCCGTCAGCTATTTGATGTCTTGGTGGCTATTTTTGCCGCAAGCACACAAAGACGTTGGTCAGTTTGCAGTATCTTCCATTCTTTCCTCATCCAACATTCTTCTGTATTTAAAAGGCCACAATTACTTCGGTTTAGAAGATCAAGCCAACCCGCTGTTTCACACTTGGAGCTTGGGCGTTGAAGAACAATACTACATTGTCATTCCTTTGCTACTCATGCTACTCGCTCGTGGCAAAAACGCGTTTTACCTGACTTTTTTCATCGCGGTATTTGCGCTGAGTTTGATGACTATTGTCTACGCGAGCAACGATCCTGATTTCGCTTTTTACATGATCTTCTCTCGTGCTTGGGAACTGGCAACCGGTTCATTACTCGCATTAGTGATGAGAAAAGTCCAAGTTCAATCTAACGATACGCTGGCAACCATTGGCATCGTTTTGATATTGGCTTCCGCGCTTTTGTTTGAAAAATCGCAAGATGGTGCGGGCATTACGCTGCTGGTGCCGGTCATCGGTAGCGCGTTGGTGATTTTGTTTGCCTCTAAAGACAATGTCTGCGGTAGATTACTGAGCCTAAAGTGGGTCGTGTTCGTCGGCTTAATCAGCTACAGCTTATACTTGTGGCACATTCCATTATTTGTCTTTTACCGCTACGTGTTGGATGCAACACAAGACATCAATATCCCACTTTACGTTGTCACTCTTTTTGTACTTTCTTACTTCACTTGGCGCTTTATTGAAAAGCCGTTCCGTAGCCGAAAAGCCATGAGTATGCGCACTGCGTCCGTGGTTATTGTGTTGTTGACGTTGCCCTTGCTAACGTTCGGCGTTATCGGTCATAAAAACGGTGGTTTTCCAGAAAGAAGCGCATTTTTCGAGGCCATGCGCGTTAACAACGGTTATGGTTTAGATTGCAACGGCAACACCAACGTTAACGATGTGTGCTCGTCTGCGCCGCAGCCCGACATCGCTGTGTTAGGCAATAGTCACAGCATGGTTTACGTGAAGCGTCTATCCGAAGTAACACCAACTGGCGTGGTGCAACTTACTCAAGATTCCTGTGCGGTCGGTTATGTCGACACCATCAAAGGTGCTGGCTCAGTTCCTTGCCGACAGTTCTTCAATGAGGCTGTCGATACAATTCTAAGTACCCCTTCCATTCGTCGCGTTGTTATCTCTTCTAATTTCAATAAAGAGCTTTCACAAGCCGATTATGAAGCATCATTAACCAAATTATTGAATGAACTGAAAGGAAAGGAAGTGGTCGTTTTCGGTCCAACCCCTTCTGCACCGTTTGCGGTAGGAGAATGCCTTTGGAAAGCGCGTTTGTTTGGCGAGACAGAAGAGTCTGCCTGCGACTTTTCTCCCAAACAACATCACCCTCAAAACGTGGCGAAGTTAGTGAACTACTTTGAGCAATTTGAGCACGTTGAGTTTGTCGACTTGACCGATGCCATTTGCAGAAATGGCGTATGTCGAATGAGAGTTGGAGCAAACAATGCGATGTATACGGATGACAGCCATTTATCTTACAAAGGTGCTGAGTTGGTGCTTGGGCATTACCTCAACACTACAAATGAAGCGCAACAGTTCACTTACGATCGACAATAA
- a CDS encoding glutamate synthase-related protein: MSKPIIADNKPIKVELKAGQEYYFCRCGRSKNQPYCDGSHSGTGLKPMSFSAEKDEDAYLCQCKHTANAPFCDGTHKRFTAEQVGKEGPEQKREKRDKPTASATQEEPTLEFIHQLAREGLSKLGHHGPMAAMGVPRHLLPHWDAIQIMVAQMATQPLLEDVPVSTELIVGPNARKPLRLAIPLLVSDMSFGALSEEAKIALAKGAELAGTGICSGEGGMLPEEQAANSRYFYELASAQFGYDESKLLNVQAFHFKGGQGAKTGTGGHLPANKNVGKISQVRGIPEGQPAISPPTFKDLHTTHDFRKFADRVRGITGGIPIGFKLSANHIEQDIQFALDAGADYIILDGRGGGTGAAPTMFRDHISVPTIPALARARKYLDEKGASDRVTLIITGGLRVPTDFVKALALGADGVAIANSAMQSIGCVAARICNTNNCPAGIATQNADLRQRLDVEKSSQQLKNFFESSVELMQVMARACGHHALSEFSHHDLATWDHNMARLSGIKYSGMDLN, encoded by the coding sequence ATGAGCAAGCCAATCATCGCTGATAATAAGCCGATCAAAGTAGAGTTGAAAGCTGGGCAAGAATATTACTTCTGCCGATGTGGGCGTTCTAAAAATCAACCTTACTGCGATGGGTCTCATTCGGGAACCGGCTTAAAGCCAATGAGCTTTAGTGCGGAAAAAGACGAAGATGCCTATCTCTGCCAATGTAAGCATACTGCCAATGCTCCTTTTTGTGATGGTACACACAAGCGATTTACCGCAGAGCAAGTCGGTAAAGAGGGACCGGAACAAAAGCGAGAGAAAAGAGACAAACCAACGGCGTCTGCTACTCAAGAAGAACCAACCCTCGAGTTTATCCACCAATTAGCGAGAGAAGGACTCTCTAAACTCGGTCATCATGGTCCGATGGCTGCAATGGGGGTTCCTAGGCATTTGCTACCACATTGGGATGCTATACAAATCATGGTGGCGCAAATGGCGACACAACCGTTGTTGGAAGACGTTCCTGTGTCTACCGAGTTGATTGTGGGACCAAACGCGCGTAAGCCGCTCAGACTCGCCATTCCTTTGTTGGTGTCGGACATGAGTTTTGGCGCACTTTCTGAAGAGGCGAAAATTGCACTAGCAAAAGGTGCAGAGTTGGCAGGGACTGGGATTTGCTCTGGTGAGGGTGGCATGTTACCGGAAGAACAAGCCGCTAATTCACGGTATTTCTATGAGCTTGCTAGTGCTCAATTTGGCTACGACGAATCTAAGCTTCTTAATGTTCAGGCGTTTCACTTTAAAGGTGGGCAAGGAGCAAAAACGGGCACGGGTGGTCATCTGCCTGCAAATAAAAATGTAGGTAAGATCTCTCAGGTGAGAGGCATCCCCGAGGGACAACCAGCGATATCACCACCAACGTTCAAAGATCTTCACACTACTCACGATTTCAGAAAGTTTGCTGACAGAGTTCGTGGCATCACAGGCGGCATTCCAATTGGATTTAAACTCAGTGCCAACCATATTGAGCAAGACATTCAGTTTGCGCTTGATGCTGGGGCTGATTACATCATCTTAGATGGTCGCGGTGGTGGCACGGGTGCGGCGCCAACTATGTTCCGTGACCATATTAGTGTGCCCACCATTCCTGCGTTAGCTCGTGCACGTAAGTACTTAGATGAAAAAGGTGCAAGTGACCGCGTCACATTAATCATCACCGGTGGGTTGCGAGTTCCTACGGATTTTGTCAAAGCGTTGGCACTTGGAGCAGACGGAGTAGCGATAGCAAACAGTGCGATGCAATCGATCGGTTGTGTCGCCGCTCGCATCTGCAACACCAATAATTGCCCGGCAGGCATTGCGACACAAAATGCCGATTTGAGGCAGCGTCTCGACGTTGAAAAGTCATCCCAGCAACTGAAAAATTTCTTCGAATCCTCGGTCGAGCTCATGCAAGTTATGGCAAGGGCGTGTGGTCATCACGCTCTGAGTGAATTTAGTCATCATGATTTAGCTACCTGGGATCACAACATGGCGAGGCTGTCTGGGATTAAGTATTCAGGTATGGACTTAAACTGA
- a CDS encoding alkene reductase: MTDALFQPIQLGSLSLKNRIVMPPMTRSRASQPGNIANDMMATYYAQRAEAGLIVAEGTQISPMGQGYAWTPGIYSPEQIAGWKKVTNAVHENGGTIFAQLWHVGRVTHPDNIGGEQPISSSALKAENVKVFVDNGTDEPGFVDVVEPREMTKQDIKNVIEEYRQAALNAIEAGFDGIELHAANGYLVNQFIDSEANNRTDEYGGSIENRLRFLGEVVEAMTQAIGAERVGVRLAPFTSLNGTVDSTPVETYTAAAALLDKLNVVYIHIAEVDWDDAPDTPHDFKTAVREAYKGTLIYAGRYNAEKAQHAIESGLADMIGFGRPFVANPDLPSRIKHGYPLAEHDPATLFGGGEKGLVDYPAYHAG; the protein is encoded by the coding sequence ATGACAGACGCATTATTTCAACCCATTCAACTTGGCTCTCTCTCATTAAAAAACCGTATCGTTATGCCTCCGATGACGCGCTCTCGTGCTTCTCAACCAGGTAATATCGCTAACGATATGATGGCGACCTACTATGCTCAACGTGCTGAAGCGGGCCTAATCGTTGCTGAAGGCACACAAATTTCGCCAATGGGTCAAGGCTATGCATGGACACCAGGCATTTACAGCCCAGAGCAAATTGCTGGCTGGAAAAAGGTAACTAATGCGGTGCACGAGAATGGCGGCACTATCTTCGCGCAATTGTGGCACGTTGGTCGCGTGACTCACCCTGATAACATTGGCGGTGAGCAGCCTATTTCTTCTTCTGCGCTAAAAGCAGAAAACGTGAAAGTATTTGTCGATAACGGCACAGACGAACCGGGTTTTGTCGACGTGGTTGAGCCACGTGAAATGACCAAACAAGACATCAAGAACGTTATTGAAGAGTACCGCCAAGCCGCCCTAAACGCGATAGAAGCCGGATTCGATGGTATCGAGCTTCATGCAGCGAATGGCTACTTGGTTAACCAGTTTATCGATTCTGAAGCGAATAACCGCACCGATGAATACGGTGGCTCAATTGAAAACCGTCTGCGTTTTCTTGGTGAAGTGGTAGAGGCGATGACGCAAGCTATTGGCGCTGAGCGTGTTGGTGTTCGTCTTGCACCATTCACTTCGTTAAATGGCACCGTTGATAGTACGCCAGTCGAAACCTACACCGCCGCTGCAGCGCTGCTTGATAAACTCAATGTGGTTTACATTCACATTGCAGAAGTGGATTGGGACGACGCGCCAGACACTCCGCACGACTTTAAAACCGCAGTTCGTGAGGCGTATAAAGGCACACTGATCTATGCCGGTCGTTACAACGCAGAAAAGGCGCAACACGCGATTGAAAGTGGTTTAGCCGACATGATTGGCTTTGGCCGTCCGTTTGTTGCAAACCCAGACTTACCAAGCCGCATCAAGCATGGCTATCCGCTGGCAGAACATGACCCTGCCACATTGTTCGGCGGCGGTGAAAAAGGCTTGGTGGACTACCCTGCGTATCACGCGGGTTAA
- a CDS encoding RES family NAD+ phosphorylase, whose protein sequence is MKLYRLTQKKFADTPFSPVGAKLFGGRWNSKGTEALYFSESESLCSLEVFVHVNNDPAITKLYDLYRIEMPEYLIATLDEEDLPVTWRAIPASESTQYIGDQFLNDPHPEFAALQVPSTISPRDKNYVVNPNHPKMKEIIKKAEKLDFAFDPRIFK, encoded by the coding sequence ATGAAGCTCTATCGTCTCACACAAAAGAAATTTGCTGACACGCCATTCAGCCCCGTTGGCGCAAAGTTATTTGGAGGGCGATGGAACTCAAAAGGAACCGAAGCCCTCTACTTCTCTGAATCGGAATCCCTTTGTTCGTTGGAAGTGTTTGTTCACGTAAACAACGATCCTGCTATCACCAAACTTTACGATTTATATCGTATTGAAATGCCAGAATACCTCATCGCCACCTTAGATGAAGAAGATCTCCCTGTGACGTGGCGAGCAATACCGGCGAGCGAGTCTACGCAGTACATTGGTGATCAGTTTCTCAATGATCCTCATCCAGAGTTTGCCGCGCTGCAAGTGCCTTCAACGATTTCACCTCGTGATAAAAACTACGTGGTGAATCCAAATCATCCCAAAATGAAAGAGATCATCAAGAAAGCCGAAAAGCTCGATTTCGCGTTTGATCCGCGCATTTTCAAATAG
- a CDS encoding PaaI family thioesterase, protein MSTNSYCHYTHESHHQCAVCSSINVNPNSLAVNYQYLADGSVVGEFHVLPRHQGYTDLLHGGIASSLLDGAMTHCLLSRDIQALTAQLDVRYHAPIQLDDRVTITAHCEGERRGIYQLVAQLRVNSEVRVTAKGKFIRPKKA, encoded by the coding sequence ATGTCTACAAACAGCTATTGTCATTACACTCACGAATCTCATCATCAATGTGCGGTTTGTTCTTCAATTAATGTGAATCCGAACTCTTTGGCCGTGAACTACCAATACCTAGCCGATGGTTCTGTTGTCGGAGAGTTTCACGTTTTACCGCGTCATCAAGGTTACACAGACCTGTTGCATGGTGGTATTGCCAGTTCGCTTCTCGATGGTGCAATGACGCATTGTTTGTTATCTAGAGACATTCAAGCCCTTACGGCGCAGTTGGATGTGCGCTACCATGCACCTATTCAGTTAGATGATCGAGTCACGATTACTGCACACTGTGAAGGTGAACGACGCGGTATATATCAACTGGTGGCTCAATTGCGGGTCAATAGCGAAGTTAGAGTGACGGCTAAAGGGAAGTTTATTCGTCCTAAAAAGGCATAA